The nucleotide window ACGCTGGTCATCGGATTTCTGCTCGGGGTGCGAGCGGAGCTTTCCTTCGTGCAGTCCCTGCAGATCTCCGCGGGCAGCTACGCCATCTTCTTCACGCGCCCCGTCACCATCGTGCTGATGATCCTGAGCATCCTCATGCTCTGCCTGCCGTGGCTGTCCAGCCGGAGAAGGAGGGCGTCGTCATGAAAGGGTCCACGCTTCTCGGGGTGATCCTGGTGGGCACCGCGGCGCTTTTCTTCGGGTGGTCGTTCTCCTACGGCGGCATGGCGGGCTTCGTGCCCCTGGTGCTGGCGTTCCCGACCCTGGTGCTGGCGGCGCTGTGCCTCGCCGGTGAGCGCTATCCGCGCATCATGAGCGCCTTCGAGGTGAGCCTGGAAGACGTCCTCACCTCGGCCGCGGGTGCCGACGACGACGCCGAGTCGGCCGCACAGCAGGGACCCAAGGCCGGGGAGTTCGCCCTCATCGTCCGCATGTTCGTGTGGTTCACGGTGTTCGGGATACTGGTTTTCATCTCCGGGTTCTACGTGTCCACCTTCCTGTTCGCGGTGCTCTTCACCCACTTCCAGGGCCGCATCGGCTGGCCCGGGACCGCCTTCATCACCGCGCTCGCCCTCGGTTTCTTCTACTTCATCTTCGAAGAGACGCTGGCCGTCGACCTCTTCCCCGGCGTGATCTTCGGCGCCTTCATTCCGCCCCTGTAGCAGCCCCGGCGCCGGAACTCACGTTTCGGTGTCGCCCTCCGCGCGGGAACAGGGTTCAAGTTCCGGCGCGGAGTGCCGATGACTCTCCATAGGACAGACAGGACTGGCACGCATGGAGTCCATGTCCGGGAGGGTCACCTCATGGCAGATGAAATCGAACACCCCCACGACCGGCTGTTTCGCGCGGTCTTCTCCGACGCCGCGGAAGCCGCCGGCCTGCTCCAGTTGACGGTGCCGCGGGAGCTGCGTGAGAACGTCGATTGGGACAGCCTGCGGTTGGTGGAGGGAACTTTCGTGGACGATGACCTGCGCCAGAGCGAATCCGACTTGCTGTTCGAGGCCAACTACGGGAAGGCGACGGACCGGTTGCGGCTTTACCTGCTGTTCGAGCATCAATCGACGCCGGATGTGTGGATGCGGTACCGGCTGCTGAAGTACTGCTGCCGCATCTGGGATGCAGACCTGCGGGACGATCCCCGGCGTACGGAGTTGCGGCCGGTCGTGCCGCTGGTGTTCTATCAAGGAGGCCGCGCTTGGCAGCACTCGACGGAATTCGCGGACCTGTTCCCCGGGGCGGTCCGGGATTGGCCCTGGGTGCCCCGGTTCGAGCACGTGCTGCTGGACCAGACGAGGCTGGACCCCGGCGACGTCGAAGGCGCCACCATGGGCCGCATTGTGCAGTTGCTGATGATGGCGGCCTTCGGCCGGCACGCGGACACGGCGCTGGAGATCGCTGCCAAACTGGCGGCGTCGCTGGTTTCCGTTGGCACGGTGGACTATATTCGGACAATCGCTGTCTATCTGTTCTCGATGCCGGACAAAGCGGCAGCGGATGCCTTCGACGAAGCGCTGCGGCGCCATCAAGGCGGCCAAGGAGGAGGAATCATGTCATACGCT belongs to Deltaproteobacteria bacterium and includes:
- a CDS encoding tripartite tricarboxylate transporter TctB family protein, with amino-acid sequence MKGSTLLGVILVGTAALFFGWSFSYGGMAGFVPLVLAFPTLVLAALCLAGERYPRIMSAFEVSLEDVLTSAAGADDDAESAAQQGPKAGEFALIVRMFVWFTVFGILVFISGFYVSTFLFAVLFTHFQGRIGWPGTAFITALALGFFYFIFEETLAVDLFPGVIFGAFIPPL
- a CDS encoding Rpn family recombination-promoting nuclease/putative transposase, whose product is MADEIEHPHDRLFRAVFSDAAEAAGLLQLTVPRELRENVDWDSLRLVEGTFVDDDLRQSESDLLFEANYGKATDRLRLYLLFEHQSTPDVWMRYRLLKYCCRIWDADLRDDPRRTELRPVVPLVFYQGGRAWQHSTEFADLFPGAVRDWPWVPRFEHVLLDQTRLDPGDVEGATMGRIVQLLMMAAFGRHADTALEIAAKLAASLVSVGTVDYIRTIAVYLFSMPDKAAADAFDEALRRHQGGQGGGIMSYAQELLEEGWAKGRAAGKAEGKQEGRAEGKAEGKEEGREEGLQRGKVEAVEGFLRIGVGWDVITSATGIDEARFRALKERLAVAAQRDEPA